The Coffea arabica cultivar ET-39 chromosome 3c, Coffea Arabica ET-39 HiFi, whole genome shotgun sequence genome contains a region encoding:
- the LOC113734735 gene encoding norfluorocurarine oxidase-like → MALINLDLSFFSIFSLLIFLLSLLKWFYAASKPQKKLPPSPPKLPIIGNLHQLGQFPHRSLQSLSRKYGPLMLLELGSKPMLVVSSSNAACQILKTHDLSFASRPKSGIPDKLFYGSKDIAFAPYGEYWRQLKSISMLHLLSNKRIQSFQHVREEETSLMIEKISRMCSSTAVNLSDMFLILTNDIICRVALGRKYSEEENGRKSMENLKVFGELLGIFDVGNYIPSLAWVNRFNGLDSKVKKTVKQIDGFLEGVIEEHMNKRKGKAESDSTSEPRCQDFVDILIEINEEKTMGFALERDAMKAIILDVFGAGSDTTHSVMDWGMSELLKNPKVLHKLQAEVRDVTQGKPEITRADMEKMQYLKAVIKETMRLHTPVPLLGPKESNQDVKIMGYDVPKSTQVLVNAWAIARDPLLWENPEEFRPERFLGSSVDFHGLNFELIPFGAGRRVCPGINFAMSVTELALAKLVNKFNFTSPDGINPNELDMTESFGITVHRKFPLHAIATPYSC, encoded by the exons ATGGCTTTGATCAATCTtgatctttcatttttctctattttttccttGCTCATATTCCTTCTATCCCTTCTCAAATGGTTCTATGCTGCTTCTAAACCCCAGAAAAAACTACCACCATCTCCACCAAAGCTCCCAATTATTGGCAATCTTCACCAGCTTGGCCAGTTTCCACATCGCTCCCTTCAATCACTGTCAAGAAAATATGGTCCACTCATGCTGCTTGAACTGGGAAGCAAGCCAATGCTGGTTGTCTCTTCCTCTAATGCAGCTTGCCAGATCTTGAAAACCCATGATTTATCCTTTGCAAGCAGGCCTAAATCTGGCATCCCTGATAAACTCTTTTACGGAAGCAAGGACATAGCTTTTGCGCCATATGGCGAGTATTGGAGACAACTAAAAAGCATTTCTATGCTTCATCTTTTGAGTAACAAAAGGATTCAGTCTTTTCAACATGTCAGAGAAGAAGAGACGTCACTCATGATCGAGAAGATCAGCCGAATGTGTTCTTCCACAGCTGTAAACTTAAGTGACATGTTTTTAATTCTCACAAATGATATAATCTGTAGGGTTGCCTTGGGGAGGAAGTATAGCGAGGaagaaaatgggaggaaaagtatGGAGAATTTGAAGGTGTTTGGTGAGTTACTGGGTATTTTTGATGTAGGAAACTATATTCCTTCGCTTGCATGGGTTAATCGCTTCAATGGCTTGGATTCTAAAGTGAAGAAAACGGTTAAacagattgatggatttcttgaGGGAGTGATAGAAGAGCACATGAATAAGAGGAAAGGAAAGGCTGAAAGTGACTCTACTAGTGAGCCAAGATGCCAAGACTTTGTAGATATCTTGATTGAGATTAATGAGGAAAAGACTATGGGCTTTGCTCTTGAGCGAGATGCCATGAAAGCTATCATCCTG GATGTCTTTGGTGCTGGATCTGATACAACACATTCAGTTATGGATTGGGGAATGTCGGAACTTCTAAAGAACCCCAAAGTCTTGCATAAATTGCAGGCTGAGGTAAGAGATGTTACTCAAGGAAAACCAGAAATAACTCGAGCTGATATGGAGAAAATGCAGTACTTAAAAGCAGTGATTAAAGAAACTATGAGACTTCATACTCCAGTTCCATTACTGGGTCCTAAAGAATCGAATCAAGACGTCAAAATAATGGGGTATGATGTACCAAAGAGCACACAGGTACTTGTGAATGCTTGGGCAATTGCAAGAGATCCATTGTTGTGGGAGAACCCTGAGGAATTTCGACCTGAGAGGTTTTTGGGTTCGAGTGTAGATTTTCATGGTTTGAACTTTGAGTTAATTCCGTTTGGTGCCGGACGAAGAGTTTGCCCGGGTATCAACTTCGCCATGTCAGTAACTGaacttgcattggcaaaactgGTCAACAAATTTAACTTTACATCACCTGATGGAATCAATCCAAACGAGTTGGACATGACCGAATCATTTGGTATCACAGTCCACAGAAAATTTCCTCTGCATGCCATTGCCACACCATATTCTTGCTAA